In Chryseobacterium sp., the genomic window CCTCCTAAGTTTTCTTTCTCGATAATTGCGGTTTTGAAACCCAACTGTGCTGCTCTGATCGCAGTAACATATCCACCAGGACCACTTCCAATGACAATAATATCGTAATTCATTACTTTAAAAATTTTTATGCGAATTTAAGGAAAAATATTGGATGTTTCATGTTTCTGCAAATTGATCTAAAAATGCATTAACAAAGCTATTTTTATTCAATTTAAAATAAAAAAGAGAGTACAATACGCACTCTCTTTCAATATTTTTTATTTTATTTTGAAAATTTCTCAAAATCAGAGTTGTTAAAATTGTCATTTCCCATTTTAATAACCGCAAGAATTCTGCATTATTTCACCTTTTGAAGCAATCGTTTTTCAGCTTGATATCTGTCATTTAAAGCTTTCATTTGATCTCTCTTCATCTGTTTGGTAGCAAGCGGATGATTAAGGATCAGCTTTTTCTCCGTATTGTATTTTTTGGTAAGCTCTTGCATTTTAATATTAACCAATTCGGTTTTTGAAGGATGTGGAGGAGCTGGCGGACGTTTTTGGGCAGAAACATTCATACATAAACCTAATACTAATAGTGTTGAAAATAATACCTTTTTCATAATGTTTATATTTTTGAATGATTTCAATCCATCCGATATTATTGAATTAAATTCATTCAGGTTCGTGATAAATATTGCATATATCATACCAATATTTTAAAATTAAACAGATTAGCGATAATGCGTAAATCTATTTTTAGTATCTTTAATTACCTATTCTTTACGATGTTAACACTTTACATTATGAAAAAAAAGAACTCGGCTAAAGACAGCATCTGGTTAAAAGAACCGGAGGATCACGATTTCCCTGCGGCACAAGACTATCTTGAGCTTCTTTTTGAGCCTGACCAGGCCCAGAAAATTGTAGAAAAGCTCAAAAAGGCTGTTACCATTACAAAAAAGTCCAAAGACATTCTAAGGGCCAGTAAGCTTTCTCTGCTACCAGAGACCAATATTCATGTTAAAGAAAATCTGAAAAAGGTAGAAAAGAATAAAAAGCTCTCTCCTATATTACTGGTAAGAGGAGCGAATGAATTGATTATTGCTGACGGCTACCATCGTTTATGCTGTAGTTATTACCTTACCGAAGATCTTGAGGTTCCCTGCAGGCTGGTTTAAGAGATCTTAAACCGATAAAACATCACAGGCAAGGGATTTACTAACATTATATTTAATTTATTCAAAATAAAGTCATTACAATATTATTTTTTTTGTATTTTTGTTTAGAAACCCATCAATAATACAATATGAAAAAATACATTTCAATTCTTTTGCTTGCTGGATTGTCTCTTAATGCACAAGTAGGGATTAATACTACTACTCCCAACAGTACTTTAGCCGTTAATGGTTCTTTAAGAGCAGGCTATAACCAAATTACCGCTAACAGCTACACTATTTTAGCAACTGATCATTACATCACCTACAACGGAACGGGTAATGCAACCTTTACGCTGCCTGTTATCGGATCCGGAACAACAAGTTATACGGGAAGGCTTTATAAGATCAAAAATATTTCAGCTTCCAGTATTACGCTTCAGGCGTCCAGTGGTAACACGTTAAGAATCGACAATACTCCGGTTGCCAGCTTTGTAATCCCTACAGGAGCATATGCCGAGGTAGTCAACAACAGCAATACTACCGGAGGAACATGGGATTTATCATTTACGGTTCTTCCTAAACCAAGTAACGTGGAAATCTACGGAGCACAGGTCACAATTCCTCCTCATGCCAATGCATCATCTCCAGTAGCAGACTGGACCAATCACGCCAACGCCAGTTATGATACAGGATCAGGAACCGATTTATGGTGGGTCATCAGTAAAACTTCCATAGCCACGGCTCATACCTCTACTTATTCCAACTCCAGTAGAATGACACTTGTTTATGAATATCAGGGTACCCCTTTCAATGTAACCAATATGTATCCTATCCTTACTGCCGGAAATAATTCAAGTTTTCCGGATGTATTTACAGCATCGTTTGTAAGCCTTGCCAATAGCGGTACCGGAGGAAAAACAAGACTTACTGTATCTGTTGCCCGTATAGACTTCATCGGAACGAATGGTACCAATACCAGTAACTGGGCCGGTACTTTCTTACTGAACCTGCTTTTGGCAAGAAAATATTAAGGATCTTAAAAAAATATATTTCTCAAAAAGAGCAGAAGTAAATCTGCTCTTTTTTCCCGGACCTACTGCCTTATCTGAATTACGGTGGCATATTGTAGTTTTGACCGGTCAGCCGGAAGACGAACCTGGATTGTACTTCCATTTTTCTTCCATTGAACCTTAGAAGAAATTCCTAAAACTTTCAATGATTTTGGCTTAAAAGCTTCCGGAACAAAAAAGGTAAGCTCCGCAGGGGTATGATATTCTGATTTTTCATCCAGATGGAAGATATTCAAAGTATGGCCATCTTTACTCCGGGTATAATAAAAGCTCCCGTCGTGGTAAGGAGCACTACTTCTTGTCGCAAAGACAGCAGATTGGTTTTTCTCCATCCATGCGGAAATTTCCTTTAACCTGTCATACACTACCGCATCATAGTCACCATCAGGCCCGGGTGCAATATTCATCAGGTAATTCCCTCCTCCTGATATAATCTTAACCAATGTTTCAATGATCTTTTGAGATGATTTATAATGATCATTGGGAACGTAGGAAAACGAATCTCCCATTGTGATGCAGCTCTCCCACGGAATAGAAAGTGCCTTTTCGGGAACAGACTGCTCCGGAGTGACATAATTTTCCCATTTTCCAGACACTGTACGATCAACAATAATAATTCCCGGCTGGTTCTTACGGGCCATAGTTCCTATTTTGTCCATATCAATATCCTGCTCCACTTTGATTGTCCTCTGCCATTCTATATTGGGATCAATGGTATGAAAAGGGCGGACCCAGCCTCCATCCAGCCACAGGATATCAATTTTACCATAATGAGAAGTAATTTCATCCAGCTGATTGAAGGTAAATTTTTTAAAACGGTTCCATCTTTCCGGGTATTTCTTCGGATCATAATTCACATTTCTGTCCTTTGGCGGAAAGTATGGCCACCAGTAATCATCAGAATGCCAGTCCGGTTTTGAAAAATAAGCCCCAATTTTAAAGCCTTCTTTTCTGAAGGTATTGAAAATCTCTTTTGCAACATCTGCCTTTGGATTCTTTGAGAAAGGTGTTTTTGAAGAGGTGATTTTGTAATCAGATTGTTTCGTATCAAACATCGCAAAACCATCATGATGTTTTGTGGTAAAAACCACATATTTCATCCCTGCTTTTTTTACTGCATCCGCCCATTTTTGCGGATCAAAGTGTTTCGGATTGAAAGTAGTCTGAAGGTTTTCATAGTTTCTCACGTATTCATCATAAGATGTTCCATGTTCGGGTTTTCTTTGGGTCCAGGATTCATCTTCCGGACATAAGCTCCAGCTTTCAACAATTCCCCACTGGCTGTAAGTTCCCCAATGCATAAACAATCCGAACTTCAGATCCTGCCATTGTTCCAGGTTTTGGACGACAAGAGGATCTGTCGGTTTCACATATCCTTCAGATACGTTATGGGCTTGTGAAAGCAATGTTGAGCTGGTGAGAATGGCTGAAAACAGCAAGGTTTTCGTTTTTTTTATGGTTGGCATAGCGAAATAATTTTCCACTAATTTAATCATCCTCGCTCAATATACAAACCTTAGAATTTCAACAGTTTAAGAATCGTCATCTCAAAGTTTGGACAGGAAAACTGAAACCCGCTTTTTAACAAGTTTTTTCTGGATAAACATTCCGGCTTTTCAGCAATAATTCGGTTTCTGTTTTCAGAAATCCAGAGGCTATTTCCAGCTGCCAGACAGGAGTATTAAGCCCAAAAGGAACCTTCATCTGTTTTCTTAATTTCCTCATCATTATTTCATTGGACAGGGGATCAGGAGCTGTTATATTCATTATCCCGGTGATGTCTTCATGATTAATAATCCATTCTACGGCTCTACAGAAATCATCAATATGGATCCAGCTGACCATTTGATTTCCTTTTCCCTGCTTTCCTCCCAGCCCTAACTTTGTCAGCATCCGTAATTTGGGAAAAGCTCCCCCTTTATTTCCTAAAACAATGGAAGTCCTCAATGCTACCTTTCTTACCTCTTCATTTTTGATTTTAAAAAACTCTTTCTCCCAGCTCTTACAGATATTCATTGAAAAGTCATCTCCTACTATTCCATTTTCTTCTGTATTCAATTGTTTTTCTGAATGGATATAAATGGTGGCAGAACTGGCATTCAGCCAAATTTTCGGTTTTTCGGAACAGGTATCAATCGCTTCCTGTAATACGCCCGTGCTTTCAATTCTTGAAGAACAGATCTCCTGCCTGTTCTTTTCATTGTAACGGCAATCCACTGATTTTCCGGTGAGATTAATCAAAACATCTGACTTTTCAAGGATATTTTTCCAAGCTCCTATTGTTGCTGCATCCCAGTAGATTTCATTTTTCCGTTTAGGTTTCCGGGTTAAAATATATACCTGGTTTCCCTTTTCTGCAAAGTATTTTTCTAAGTTTTCACCAAGAAATCCGGTTCCGCCGGCTATGATTATTTTCATCTTTAAAGGTTTTAGTTTGCTGGTATTGAATATAAAGTGCATGCTAAACGCAGCTTTATTTTCACACAAAATATTTTTTTGTTCTTATTTCAATTTCAGAACCTTCTGCAAGCATTACTGAAACAGGTTTCTGATGATTCAGGCATTCAAAATCATGTCCGTAAATTGTATTGAAATCAATTTCAAGTTCATGACTTTTTACCTGATAGCAGTTCCATTTTGGATGGCATACCTCGTATTCGGAAGTATTGTTTTCTTTTTTCGTAAACCCCCAGTAATGCTCTGTAATGAATTCGAATTCAGAATCAGTTTCCATTGGTCTTGCTGTACTTTCAGCTGTAATCTGAATAGAATGCCAATTTTTATCTTTCCAGGAGTATCTGATCAGTAGTTCATTGTTTTTCTCATGGATCAGGTTTTTCATCGGCATGGTATGATAATTTTCTTTATAAACAGCGTTGGCCACAAGGCTTAAAGCTGGCTTAGGAACTATTTCTTTGATGAAAACCACTCCTCTTTTCCAGGCTCCGTTTTCTTTTTTCCTGACATAAAATCTCAGGTTGACCTCTTCAAAATTCCGGTGAAAAAGAATCGGCAGGCCTAATAATTTTGTATTTAAAAACATAAACCCTACTAAGCTTACATACCATTTTCCTTTATAATCATCCAGCTCTGTCCCTTCAGGGACATATTTCAATAATAATCCGGGATTGATTTCGTAATTGATGATGGCCAGCTTTCGCCATTCGGCTTTTAAAAAATTCATATTGGTAATTTTATATTTGAAATTAGTGATAGAACTGCATTCTATCCTCGGTTAAACCGTCACTTTTCGGCTCCGGAAGATTCTGCAGCAACTTTGATGGGTTCATTTCTTTCCAACAGGAAGGTTCTCAGATAATGGGTGAGAAAAACGGTATTAAAAAGCTTTCCAATAATTCCCAGTGGTGATTCAAATTCAAAAATATCGATCATCAGTGTTTTTCCTTCCGTCTCTTTAAAGAGATGCTGATGATGCATAGATTGAAAAGCTCCTTTCAGCATTACAACGGTAAATTGATAAGGTTTTTCCATACTGATTATCTTCGTCATAAGATTTTGATATATTCCCAAATGCTTCGCTCTCCAGGTAACTGTTTCATTTTCTTCAATAAGCCCGGATGTACGTCCTGCAATTGCTTTTTCGTGGGTTTTTGAAGTTGATTTCTGATGCAGTTCAATATCCCTTGCACTATCAAAGACACGTTGTATACCGGCATTAATTAAGGTTTCTAAATAAATTGCTGACATGATCAAAAGGTTTGTTTTTTCTTATTTTATTACCTGTCCAATAATGAAAGCTAAAGCCGTCATTCTAAAAAGAATCCAGGAAATTGTAGGAAGGTAATTTATCTTTAAGATGTTACACCTTCTCATATGTTCCAGGAACATGATAAAAACCACCGTTCCAAAATAAATCATATAGAAAACAGGAGTAAAATCCGTCAACAATGCTGGAATTAAAAGCAATGTGCCCAGCAGGGAAACGGTCATCATATTTCCCAGATAATCCCAGATTTTGTCTTTTAAATATCCTTTCAGGAAAACAAGCTGCCAGAGGATCTGCCCAAGACAAACTCCAAATTCTCTCCAAAAATTCCGGGTTATCCCCAGATCCGGTTTTCCTGAAAACATACTTAGGATATACGCTGAGAAAACAGCAACAAATGCAATGTATACCAGTCTGTATGTCATATTAAAATCAGGGACACATGCGTTTTCAGTAGTATCTTTTGCGGACGGAATAATCTGTTTACGGTTATAAGAAACAAAGGAGTACATCTTTTTGAAAAACCAATATAAAGGTTTTATCCTTGCTATTTTCTCCAGGATCGGAAAAGAGTTTCCTATGATCAGCAGAAGGCTGTCCAGCCCGTATACCACCTGGCCATTATGATGATCCACCAATGCAATTTCGTTTTTTGCCAGATGGAGATCGATCAGCTCTTTATTTCTTAATGACAGTTCAGTAAAGGCTTCTCTTCCATCCTTATCAAGCATTCCGCTTTTGGTAAAGCCACTGGAATAAAGAGTACACAGCGGGCAATCGCTGTCATAGATCAGGGTATGGTTTTTCAGGGTTTTCATTTTATTTCATTTTATAAATTAAGGAAATCGCCTCTTGTTCTTTTATTCGGGAATCTGAAGGTAAAATACATCCAGATCTTAAAAATCAATGTTTTCATATTTGATTTTAATTTCTTTATTCATAGCATGGTTACGTCCTCTTAGAAAGAACAGTAAATTCAAAAACATCATAAATCCAAGGTAAATTGAAAAGCCTCCGATCTTTGTACTTAAAGCAACAACCAGCCTTTCTCCGGTTTCAATTTGGCCAAACTCAATAATACATAGGGCAAAGCCTATATTAAGAAGGTAAAAACCAATTTTGAACAATGAATTGGTGGCTATCGCAATGTCATTCTTCTGGTGAAAAATATCAATCATCAATACTTTCGAATTTTTAAACAAAAACTAAGAAACCAGGATGGTAAGGCTAATGACAATAGGTAAATAAATCATGTAGGCTGAAAAATTATACGTAGCGGTTAAAACGGTAGTTGACATCATAGGATTTATTTTAAAATTAATTTTTTTCTTACAAGATAAAAAGTAAAGATGTTCAGATAGTGAAGTATACAAAGGATCAGCGTAATACCTCCGATACGTCCTGCTGTTACTGCTGCTGCCTGCCCCA contains:
- a CDS encoding TIGR01777 family oxidoreductase: MKIIIAGGTGFLGENLEKYFAEKGNQVYILTRKPKRKNEIYWDAATIGAWKNILEKSDVLINLTGKSVDCRYNEKNRQEICSSRIESTGVLQEAIDTCSEKPKIWLNASSATIYIHSEKQLNTEENGIVGDDFSMNICKSWEKEFFKIKNEEVRKVALRTSIVLGNKGGAFPKLRMLTKLGLGGKQGKGNQMVSWIHIDDFCRAVEWIINHEDITGIMNITAPDPLSNEIMMRKLRKQMKVPFGLNTPVWQLEIASGFLKTETELLLKSRNVYPEKTC
- a CDS encoding SRPBCC family protein, producing the protein MSAIYLETLINAGIQRVFDSARDIELHQKSTSKTHEKAIAGRTSGLIEENETVTWRAKHLGIYQNLMTKIISMEKPYQFTVVMLKGAFQSMHHQHLFKETEGKTLMIDIFEFESPLGIIGKLFNTVFLTHYLRTFLLERNEPIKVAAESSGAEK
- a CDS encoding DCC1-like thiol-disulfide oxidoreductase family protein, which translates into the protein MKTLKNHTLIYDSDCPLCTLYSSGFTKSGMLDKDGREAFTELSLRNKELIDLHLAKNEIALVDHHNGQVVYGLDSLLLIIGNSFPILEKIARIKPLYWFFKKMYSFVSYNRKQIIPSAKDTTENACVPDFNMTYRLVYIAFVAVFSAYILSMFSGKPDLGITRNFWREFGVCLGQILWQLVFLKGYLKDKIWDYLGNMMTVSLLGTLLLIPALLTDFTPVFYMIYFGTVVFIMFLEHMRRCNILKINYLPTISWILFRMTALAFIIGQVIK
- a CDS encoding DUF2071 domain-containing protein, whose product is MNFLKAEWRKLAIINYEINPGLLLKYVPEGTELDDYKGKWYVSLVGFMFLNTKLLGLPILFHRNFEEVNLRFYVRKKENGAWKRGVVFIKEIVPKPALSLVANAVYKENYHTMPMKNLIHEKNNELLIRYSWKDKNWHSIQITAESTARPMETDSEFEFITEHYWGFTKKENNTSEYEVCHPKWNCYQVKSHELEIDFNTIYGHDFECLNHQKPVSVMLAEGSEIEIRTKKYFV
- a CDS encoding alpha-L-fucosidase is translated as MPTIKKTKTLLFSAILTSSTLLSQAHNVSEGYVKPTDPLVVQNLEQWQDLKFGLFMHWGTYSQWGIVESWSLCPEDESWTQRKPEHGTSYDEYVRNYENLQTTFNPKHFDPQKWADAVKKAGMKYVVFTTKHHDGFAMFDTKQSDYKITSSKTPFSKNPKADVAKEIFNTFRKEGFKIGAYFSKPDWHSDDYWWPYFPPKDRNVNYDPKKYPERWNRFKKFTFNQLDEITSHYGKIDILWLDGGWVRPFHTIDPNIEWQRTIKVEQDIDMDKIGTMARKNQPGIIIVDRTVSGKWENYVTPEQSVPEKALSIPWESCITMGDSFSYVPNDHYKSSQKIIETLVKIISGGGNYLMNIAPGPDGDYDAVVYDRLKEISAWMEKNQSAVFATRSSAPYHDGSFYYTRSKDGHTLNIFHLDEKSEYHTPAELTFFVPEAFKPKSLKVLGISSKVQWKKNGSTIQVRLPADRSKLQYATVIQIRQ